One window from the genome of Bubalus kerabau isolate K-KA32 ecotype Philippines breed swamp buffalo chromosome 17, PCC_UOA_SB_1v2, whole genome shotgun sequence encodes:
- the LOC129631906 gene encoding binder of sperm protein homolog 2-like isoform X2, with protein sequence MDPQPLDHQGSSPSAASRLDFPYPSSILSCISVRSDYAWCSIDEMFQGRWRYCTAKDPPSCTFPFLYRNKYFSKCTKEGYVLSRSWCSLTRDYNKDGKWKQCSPYHL encoded by the exons ATGGatcctcaaccactggaccaccagggaagttcccccagTGCGGCCTCTCG acttgaTTTTCCGTATCCCTCGTCCATTCTCAG CTGCATCTCCGTCCGCAGTGACTATGCCTGGTGCTCTATCGACGAGATGTTCCAAGGTAGATGGCGGTACTGCACCGCGAAAG ATCCCCCAAGCTGCACCTTCCCTTTCTTGTACAGAAATAAATACTTTTCTAAGTGCACCAAGGAAGGCTATGTTTTGAGTCGGAGTTGGTGTTCATTGACAAGAGATTATAACAAAGacggaaaatggaaacagtgctcCCCTTACCA TCTATAA
- the LOC129631906 gene encoding binder of sperm protein homolog 2-like isoform X1 produces MGLVAMLHVESSQNGDQTCGPRTGRWILNHWTTREVPPVRPLDLIFRIPRPFSVFSNYSCIFPFVYDDIIYYSCISVRSDYAWCSIDEMFQGRWRYCTAKDPPSCTFPFLYRNKYFSKCTKEGYVLSRSWCSLTRDYNKDGKWKQCSPYHL; encoded by the exons ATGGGCCTAGTTGCtatgctgcatgtggaatcttcccagaacggggatcaaacctgtggccccCGAACTGGCAGATGGatcctcaaccactggaccaccagggaagttcccccagTGCGGCCTCTCG acttgaTTTTCCGTATCCCTCGTCCATTCTCAG tgTTTAGTAACTATTcctgtatctttccatttgtgtaTGATGACATCATCTACTACAGCTGCATCTCCGTCCGCAGTGACTATGCCTGGTGCTCTATCGACGAGATGTTCCAAGGTAGATGGCGGTACTGCACCGCGAAAG ATCCCCCAAGCTGCACCTTCCCTTTCTTGTACAGAAATAAATACTTTTCTAAGTGCACCAAGGAAGGCTATGTTTTGAGTCGGAGTTGGTGTTCATTGACAAGAGATTATAACAAAGacggaaaatggaaacagtgctcCCCTTACCA TCTATAA